From Echeneis naucrates chromosome 7, fEcheNa1.1, whole genome shotgun sequence, one genomic window encodes:
- the mmp9 gene encoding matrix metalloproteinase-9 produces MRYCALALCLVWGIGMQDGWSLPLKSVFVTFPGDVIKNMTDTELAESYLKKFGYIDTAVRRSGFQSMVSTSKALKRMQRQMGLEETGELDKSTLEAMKQPRCGVPDVANYKTFEGDLKWDHNDVTYRILNYSPDMDSDLTDDAFARAFKVWSDVTPLTFTRLFEGTADIMISFGKADHGDPYPFDGENGLLAHAYPPGEGIQGDAHFDDDEYWTLGKGPVVKTRYGNAEGALCHFPFTFEGKTYTTCTTEGRSDNLPWCATTADYNRDKKFGFCPSELLYTFGGNANGAQCVFPFIFLGKEYDSCTLEGRSDGYRWCATTENFDNDKTFGFCPSRDTAVTGGNAEGETCHFPFVFLGQSYDSCTSEGRGDGKLWCSTTSSYDDDKKWGFCPDQGYSLFLVAAHEFGHALGLDHSNIRDALMYPMYSYVEDFSLHSDDIEGIQYLYGPKRGPSPTPPQPSTPTTDDSDDKETDHTDETRPTEPTTTRPVEPTKDACKLTKFDTITVIENELHFFQDGHYWKRSGRDKELQGPFSIAARWPALPAVIDSAFEDTLTKKLYFFSGTRFWVFTGKSVLGPRSVEKLGLPNSIQKVEGALQRGKGKVLLFSGENFWRLDIKAQKIDRGYPRFTDVVFGGVPSDAHDVFQYKGHIYFCRESFYWRMNSRRQVDRVGYVKYDLLTCSDSPGY; encoded by the exons ATGAGATACTGTGCTTTGGCTCTGTGTTTAGTTTGGGGGATAGGCATGCAAGATGGATGGAGCCTTCCCCTCAAGTCGGTCTTTGTTACTTTCCCCGGAGACGTCATCAAAAACATGACTGATACGGAGCTGGCAGAG TCCTACCTGAAGAAGTTTGGCTACATAGACACTGCAGTGCGCCGCAGTGGCTTCCAGTCTATGGTGTCCACTTCCAAGGCTTTGAAGAGGATGCAGAGGCAGATGGGGCTGGAAGAAACTGGAGAGCTCGATAAATCCACTTTGGAGGCCATGAAACAGCCTCGTTGTGGGGTTCCTGATGTAGCCAACTACAAAACCTTTGAGGGAGACCTCAAGTGGGACCATAATGACGTCACTTATAG GATCCTTAACTACTCCCCAGACATGGACAGTGATCTGACTGATGATGCCTTTGCCAGAGCCTTCAAGGTCTGGAGTGATGTGACCCCTCTCACCTTTACCCGCCTCTTTGAAGGGACAGCAGACATTATGATATCATTTGGAAAAGCTG ACCATGGAGACCCATACCCATTTGATGGTGAGAATGGCCTGCTGGCCCATGCTTATCCCCCTGGTGAGGGAATTCAGGGAGACGCCCATTTCGATGATGATGAGTACTGGACCCTGGGTAAAGGACCAG TTGTGAAGACTCGCTATGGAAACGCAGAAGGCGCCTTGTGCCACTTCCCCTTCACTTTTGAAGGAAAAACCTATACCACCTGTACGACTGAAGGCCGCTCAGACAACCTGCCGTGGTGTGCCACCACAGCTGACtacaacagagacaaaaaattTGGCTTCTGCCCCAGTGAAC TTCTCTACACATTTGGAGGAAATGCCAATGGAGCTCAATGCGTCTTCCCCTTCATCTTTCTGGGGAAAGAATACGACAGCTGTACACTGGAGGGCCGCAGCGATGGTTACCGCTGGTGTGCCACCACAGAAAACTTTGACAATGACAAGACATTTGGATTCTGTCCCAGTCGTG ACACCGCTGTAACTGGGGGAAATGCAGAAGGCGAGACCTGCCACTTCCCGTTTGTGTTCCTGGGTCAGAGTTATGACTCCTGCACCAGCGAGGGACGAGGAGATGGCAAACTGTGGTGCAGTACCACTAGCAGCTATGATGATGACAAGAAGTGGGGCTTCTGTCCTGACCAAG GTTACAGTCTGTTCCTGGTGGCAGCCCATGAGTTTGGACATGCCCTCGGCCTGGATCACTCCAACATTAGAGACGCTCTCATGTATCCCATGTACAGCTATGTGGAAGACTTCTCCCTGCACAGCGATGACATTGAGGGCATTCAGTATCTCTATG GACCCAAAAGAGGCCCTAGTCCCACCCCCCCTCAGCCCAGCACCCCCACTACTGATGACTCAGACGATAAGGAGACTGACCACACAGATGAAACTAGACCCACTGAGCCCACCACCACACGACCTGTGGAGCCAACCAAAGACGCCTGCAAGTTGACCAAATTTGACACCATCACTGTGATCGAGAACGAGCTGCATTTCTTCCAGGACGG ACATTACTGGAAGAGATCCGGCAGGGATAAAGAACTTCAGGGACCATTTTCTATCGCTGCAAGATGGCCAGCTCTCCCAGCTGTCATTGACTCCGCTTTTGAGGACACACTCACTAAGAAACTCTACTTCTTCTCAG GAACTCGATTCTGGGTGTTCACTGGCAAGAGTGTTCTGGGTCCCCGCAGTGTCGAGAAGCTTGGACTCCCCAACAGCATTCAGAAGGTAGAAGGCGCACTGCAGAGGGGCAAAGGCAAAGTGCTGCTCTTCAGTGGAGAAAACTTCTGGAG GCTTGATATCAAGGCTCAGAAAATCGACAGAGGGTATCCCAGATTTACAGATGTCGTCTTCGGTGGCGTCCCCAGTGATGCTCATGATGTATTCCAATACAAAG GTCACATCTATTTCTGCCGTGAGAGCTTCTACTGGCGCATGAATTCCCGCAGACAGGTGGACCGTGTTGGCTATGTGAAATATGACCTCCTCACATGCTCTGATTCTCCAGGTTACTGA